A genomic region of Manihot esculenta cultivar AM560-2 chromosome 15, M.esculenta_v8, whole genome shotgun sequence contains the following coding sequences:
- the LOC110600892 gene encoding plasmodesmata-located protein 2 has protein sequence MGFPSKPFSLLLSLSLLLFTDLALSATDYNALVYKGCAKQAFQDPTGVYSQALSALFGSLVSQSTKTKFFKTTTGTGQTTITGLFQCRGDLSTGDCYKCVSGLPVLTDKLCGKTIAARVQLYGCYMLYEVAGFAQVSGMEMLFKTCGATNIAGSGFEERRDTAFSVMQNGVVSGHGFYTTSYQSVYVLGQCEGDVGDSDCGECVKNAAQRAQVECGNAISGQIYLHKCFISYSYYPNGVPRRSSSSSSSSSSPSSSGQNPGKTVAIVLGGAAAVGFLAICLLFARGLMKKHDDF, from the exons ATGGGTTTTCCCTCAAAACCCTTTTCtctcctcctctctctctctcttcttctctttacCGATCTAGCTCTATCTGCCACTGACTATAACGCTTTGGTGTATAAGGGCTGTGCAAAACAGGCTTTTCAAGATCCAACTGGTGTATACTCACAAGCCCTCTCTGCTCTCTTTGGGTCGCTAGTTTCCCAGTCAACTAAAACCAAGTTCTTTAAAACCACCACTGGGACCGGCCAAACCACAATCACTGGTCTCTTTCAATGTAGAGGAGACCTCAGTACTGGTGACTGCTACAAGTGTGTCAGTGGACTGCCTGTGTTGACTGACAAACTCTGCGGCAAAACCATAGCTGCAAGAGTTCAACTTTATGGATGCTATATGTTGTATGAGGTTGCTGGGTTTGCTCAAGTTTCAGGCATGGAAATGTTGTTCAAGACTTGTGGAGCTACGAACATTGCAGGAAGTGGGTTTGAAGAGAGAAGGGATACTGCGTTTTCAGTTATGCAAAATGGTGTTGTTAGTGGACATGGGTTCTATACAACTAGCTACCAATCTGTGTATGTTTTAGGCCAATGTGAAGGCGATGTGGGGGATTCAGATTGTGGTGAATGCGTGAAAAATGCTGCCCAGAGAGCTCAGGTTGAATGTGGGAACGCTATTTCAGGGCAAATCTATCTGCACAAATGTTTTATTAGTTACAGCTATTATCCAAATGGGGTACCCAGgagatcatcatcatcttcttcttcatcttcttctccatcttcatCAG GGCAAAATCCAGGAAAGACAGTAGCTATTGTATTAGGAGGTGCGGCTGCAGTGGGATTCTTGGCTATATGTTTGTTGTTTGCAAGAGGATTGATGAAGAAACATGATG ATTTTTGA
- the LOC110601793 gene encoding oxidation resistance protein 1, producing MHTLKEKLSNQLSRFFVESQKPPPSPPHPSSSPDNFQARQFSNRGKSFSSYFPFTAPFFNFGGSRSNKYQFELEPIRSPQRRGSKDLNQQDEHSVRYHDCNILNSREDSKESITVFVNKQTDKIHDSNEDNASGGSSSDSDVFEEAQEQQTPKSSIPHLINESSLISSELYEFLHSSLPNIVKGCQWVLLYSTLKHGISLRTLIRKSADLSGPCLLIVGDRQGAVFGGLLDCPLKPTPKRKYQGTNQSFVFTTIYGEPRLFRPTGANRYYYICLNDLLALGGGGNFALCLDGDLLNGTSGPCETFGNLCLAHQPEFVLKNVELWGFTHSSKYLS from the exons ATGCATACATTGAAAGAGAAACTCTCAAACCAGCTGTCTCGTTTCTTTGTTGAATCGCAAAAACCTCCTCCCTCTCCTCCTCATCCATCTTCATCACCCGATAATTTTCAG GCCAGGCAGTTTTCTAATAGGGGGAAATCATTTTCTTCATATTTTCCCTTCACTGCCCCGTTCTTCAACTTTGGAGGGTCTAGATCAAACAAGTACCAGTTTGAATTAGAGCCAATTCGATCACCGCAGAGGCGGGGCAGTAAAGATTTAAACCAGCAAGATGAACACTCAGTTAGATATCATGATTGCAACATACTAAATTCTCGTGAAGACAGCAAAGAAAGCATTACAGTTTTTGTGAACAAACAAACAGATAAAATCCATGACAGCAATGAAGACAATGCATCTGGAGGGAGCAGTAGTGATAGTGATGTATTTGAGGAAGCACAAGAGCAGCAGACTCCAAAGAGCTCAATACCCCATCTCATTAATGAATCATCTCTTATTTCCTCAGAATTATATGAGTTCTTGCATTCATCCCTTCCTAATATAGTGAAGGGATGCCAATGGGTTTTGTTGTATAG TACCTTAAAGCATGGCATATCACTGCGGACTCTCATTCGAAAGAGTGCAGATCTTTCTGGTCCTTGTTTGCTG ATTGTTGGTGATAGACAAGGTGCTGTATTTGGTGGTCTGCTAGACTGTCCATTGAAACCTACACCCAAGAGAAAATATCAG GGGACAAACCAGTCATTTGTATTTACAACTATATATGGTGAACCAAGGCTATTTAGACCAACTG GTGCCAACCGATATTATTACATCTGTTTGAATGACTTACTAGCACTTGGTGGTGGTGGCAATTTTGCTTTGTGCTTGGATGGAGACCT GCTAAATGGAACTAGTGGACCTTGTGAAACATTTGGGAACTTATGCCTGGCCCACCAACCAGAGTTTGTATTGAAAAATGTTGAG CTTTGGGGCTTTACACATTCATCCAAATACCTTTCCTGA
- the LOC110602393 gene encoding 31 kDa ribonucleoprotein, chloroplastic — translation MAATAAAAVGSSFSPSIHTLKCRNTKNFLSDSLLKVPSTRITTATSIISRSYAIEPLSLVAVSWRVPRVSAAVAQEEAAATTPVEEGLPQDEQQQVAGEGEQEADQVVLNTKLYFGNLPYNVDSAQLAGIIQDYGTPELVEVLYNRDTGRSRGFAFVTMSSVEDCNAVIENLDGSQYMGRILRVNFSDKPKPKEPLYPETEHKLFVGNLSWSVTSESLTEAFQEYGNVVGARVLYDGETGRSRGYGFVCYSTLSEMENALESLNGVELEGRALRVSLAQGKKS, via the exons ATGGCTGCCACTGCTGCTGCCGCCGTAGGCTCTTCTTTTTCTCCATCCATTCACACCCTCAAATGCAGAAACACCAAGAATTTTCTATCTGATTCTCTCCTTAAAGTTCCTTCAACTCGCATCACTACTGCAACCTCCATAATCTCTCGCTCTTATGCTATAGAACCACTTTCATTAGTTGCAGTCTCATGGCGTGTCCCTAGAGTCTCCGCAGCTGTTGCTCAAGAGGAGGCTGCCGCAACTACTCCTGTGGAAGAGGGTCTACCCCAGGATGAACAGCAGCAAGTAGCAGGAGAAGGTGAACAAGAAGCTGATCAGGTCGTCCTCAACACTAAGCTTTACTTTGGGAATTTACCTTATAATGTTGACAGTGCACAGCTTGCTGGAATCATTCAAGATTATGGTACTCCTGAGCTTGTCGAG GTTCTTTACAATAGAGATACTGGAAGAAGCAGAGGTTTTGCATTCGTGACGATGAGCAGCGTTGAAGATTGTAACGCAGTGATTGAAAATCTTGATGGAAGT CAATACATGGGTCGCATCTTGAGGGTGAACTTCTCTGACAAACCAAAACCGAAAGAACCATTATATCCAGAAACAGAACACAAGCTTTTTGTTGGGAACTTATCCTGGTCAGTAACATCAGAAAGTTTGACTGAAGCTTTTCAAGAGTATGGAAATGTTGTCGGAGCAAGAGTTCTATATGATGGGGAGACCGGAAGGTCCCGAGGTTATGGTTTTGTGTGCTACTCAACCCTATCAGAGATGGAAAACGCCCTTGAATCTCTTAATGGAGTA GAACTAGAAGGACGAGCGCTCCGCGTAAGCTTAGCTCAGGGGAAAAAATCATAA
- the LOC110602394 gene encoding uncharacterized protein LOC110602394 isoform X2 → MYPKVKVRTEGQDDQHAHAAHEYNWNSLLSLKDIQFLLLQDSYFPVKEFRDVSPSSTARIPKPSLPNIILQTESASEEADKKSNFDEEDRPNIRAGSVLRPRAVLSSPE, encoded by the exons A TGTATCCAAAGGTTAAGGTTAGAACAGAAGGCCAAGACGATCAACATGCTCATGCTGCGCATGAATATAATTGGAATTCCTTGCTTTCTTTGAAGGATATTCAGTTTCTCTTACTGCAGGATTCTTATTTTCCTG TGAAGGAGTTCCGAGATGTTTCTCCGTCGTCCACTGCAAGAATTCCCAAGCCTTCTTTACCAAACATAATCCTGCAAACAGAGTCTGCTTCTGAAG AAGCAGATAAGAAAAGCAATTTTGATGAGGAGGATAGACCAAATATTAGAGCTGGTTCAGTCCTGCGTCCACGTGCTGTCTTATCTAGCCCTG AATAA
- the LOC110600988 gene encoding mitochondrial import receptor subunit TOM9-2 encodes MASLGKKRLGVGNSGGGEGIVARVTRTVSESAIVNTAKHAANDATYVAKRLAKSTGKAAWIAGTTFLILVVPLIIEMDREQQFNELELQQQSLLGAPPAPISK; translated from the coding sequence ATGGCGTCTTTGGGGAAGAAACGACTTGGTGTCGGTAACAGCGGCGGCGGCGAAGGGATTGTTGCTAGAGTGACACGCACCGTATCGGAGTCAGCGATCGTGAACACTGCGAAACATGCGGCGAATGACGCGACCTACGTGGCGAAGAGGCTCGCTAAGAGCACGGGAAAGGCCGCGTGGATCGCTGGGACTACTTTTCTCATCCTGGTGGTACCACTCATCATCGAGATGGACCGCGAGCAGCAGTTCAATGAGCTTGAGTTGCAGCAACAGAGCCTCCTCGGCGCCCCTCCGGCCCCAATCAGCAAGTGA
- the LOC110602394 gene encoding uncharacterized protein LOC110602394 isoform X1 — protein sequence MYPKVKVRTEGQDDQHAHAAHEYNWNSLLSLKDIQFLLLQDSYFPVKEFRDVSPSSTARIPKPSLPNIILQTESASEEADKKSNFDEEDRPNIRAGSVLRPRAVLSSPDNDTMIGNKNSVKAPRPSALKNHHSVQSRHAQCKVASSQAVDDSRLNTRKSKDTTDTNLKGKKWSTTAISSRRRNITTDKPRSVRIS from the exons A TGTATCCAAAGGTTAAGGTTAGAACAGAAGGCCAAGACGATCAACATGCTCATGCTGCGCATGAATATAATTGGAATTCCTTGCTTTCTTTGAAGGATATTCAGTTTCTCTTACTGCAGGATTCTTATTTTCCTG TGAAGGAGTTCCGAGATGTTTCTCCGTCGTCCACTGCAAGAATTCCCAAGCCTTCTTTACCAAACATAATCCTGCAAACAGAGTCTGCTTCTGAAG AAGCAGATAAGAAAAGCAATTTTGATGAGGAGGATAGACCAAATATTAGAGCTGGTTCAGTCCTGCGTCCACGTGCTGTCTTATCTAGCCCTG ACAATGACACAATGATCGGAAATAAAAACAGTGTGAAGGCTCCAAGACCTTCAGCTTTGAAGAATCATCATTCCGTACAAAGTAGACATGCACAATGTAAGGTTGCCTCAAGTCAAGCCGTTGATGACAGTCGTCTGAACACTAGGAAGTCCAAGGACACTACCGATACTAATCttaaaggaaagaaatggtcaACTACTGCAATATCAAGCCGGAGAAGAAATATTACAACTGATAAACCaagatctgtaagaatctcaTAG